The nucleotide window AGGGACTTTGTGTTTGTTTTGCTTTGCAATATCGGGTTTTTTTAATTTAGTGACCTTTTCTGTTTGTTTATAACATTATCTACTGAGAactggaaagcagtgatgggatcggtcaaagtcagcatggatttacgacggggaaatcatgcttgattaatcttctggaattttttgaggatgtaacaagtagaatggataagggagagccagtggatgtggtgtatctggactttccaaaaccctttggcaaggtcccacacaagagattagtgtgcaaaattagagcacttggtattgggggtagggtattgacatggatagagaactggttggcagacaggaagcaaagagtaggaattaacgggtccttttcagaatggcaggtggtgactagtggggtgccgcaaggctcggtgctgggactgcagttatttacaatatatattaacgatttagacaaggcaattaaatgtaacatctctaaatttgcagatgacacaaagctgggtggcagtgtgagctgcgatgaggatgctatgaggctgcagggtgcattagataggttgtgtgagtgggcagatgcatggcagatgcagtataatgtggataaatgtgaggttatccactttggtggcaagaacaggaaggcagattattatttgaatggtgtcagattaggagtaggggaggtgcttgtacatcagtcactaaaagtaagcatgcaggtacagcgggcagtgaagaaagctaatggcatgttggccttcattgcgagaggatttgagtttaggagcaaggaggtcctactgcagtagtactggtgagaccatacctggagtattgtgtgcaattttggtctcctaatttgaggaaggacattcttgctatagagggaatgcagcgtaggttcaccagattaattcccgggatggcgcgactgacatatgatgaaagaatgggtcgactgggcttgtattcacaggaatttagaaggatgagggggtatcttatagaaacatataaaattcttagaggacattattgccatagagggagtgcagagaaggttcaccagactgattcctgggatgtcaggactgttttatgaagaaagactggatagacttggtttatactctctagaatttaggaggttgagaggggatcttatagaaacttacaaaattcttaaggggttggacaggctagatgcaggaagattgttcccgatgttggggaagaccaggacaaggggtcacaacttaaggataagggggaaatcctttaaaaccgagatgagaaaaacttttttcacacagaaagtggtgaatctctggaactctctgccacagagggtagttgaggccagttcattggctatatttaagagggagttagatgtggcccttgtggctaaggggatcagagggtatggagagaaggcaggtacgggatactgagttggatgatcagccatgatcatattgaatggcggtgcaggctcgaagggccgaatggcctactcctgcacctaatttctatgtttctatgtttctatgattggaaAGGGAAATGCAgaaaaaaaattcccgatgttggggagtccagaaccaggggtcacagtataagaataaggtgtaggccatttaggactgagatgaggaaaaacgttttcacccagagagttgtgaatctgtggaattctctgccacagaaggcaatggaggaaaattcactggatgttttcaagtgagagttagatttaactcttaggcctaaaggaatcaagggatatggggaaaaagccggaacagggtactgattttggatgtacacaaaaatgctggagaaactcagcgggtgcagcagcatctatggagcgaaggagataggcaacgtttcggcccgaaacgttgcctatctccttcgctccatagatgctgctgcacccgctgagtttctccagcatttttgtgtaccttcgatttttccatcatctggagttccttcttaaacattattctTTTAGGATATCATATAGGCAAACGTCCAGAGGGTGCATAGAGTGTCAGGACTCTGATAAAATCATAACCTCCACAAGGTCCTTGTCACGGACTCTGTACAATTTCCAGGCCATCTCTCAACCTTTAAAATGAGAATGTTTCATGGAAACTTGCGCTGGAACACACTTGTTACTTGAAAACAATCTGGAACTctgggtgtgtaggaaggaactgcagatgctgatttacaccgaagatagtcataaaatactggagtaactctgtgggacaggcagcatctctggatcgaggGAATGGGTGAGGCTTCGGTCCAagtccctccttcagactgagagtcaagtgaaagggaaacgagagataaggaagggtaaggtgtgaaagcaaGACATCAAAAGGGACGAATATCCAGGAGAATGTAGAATATTGTTAGCTTGGGGACAGTCTTCACACCtttccccttccatatctctcatgtccctctcccctgactctcagtctgaagaagggtctcgaccccaaacatcatccattccttccatccagagatgctgcctgtcccgctgagttactccagcatttgtgtccatcttctgggaCTTTGGATGTTATTGAGCAAAATAACAATCAAATGTGTTCAAGCAAACAAACAAGGAGATTTTATATTACGGAAGCAATTTTCAAGTTgttctgttttttatttattaaatAACAGAATTTATTAACAGATTTAGAAAATGCAATTACAGCAAAAGAAGCACCACTACAACAGTATGTGAGATCAGGTTAGCACTGTACACTGCCAGTTAGATGCATAATCAGGCTCAAAAGCGCCAAAATATCAGGCGGCATCCATCCACATAAGGTGGAAAGAGCGATCTCGAGAAGTacattgctgcctcacccgctgagtttctccagcatttttgtccaccttccacAAATACATTTGGACTTGAATCGATGAAATATCTACCTGTATGTGCTGCTCCATGAAGGTTTATACAAAATATTCCAGTCGGAATAACCTCTGACTATTACAATTCCCtttttattattaatttgcttTGGACACCGACATTGTTCGATTATCATTGTTTTTTTCTGGTTGACTTCATTACGCCCTTTACCCCAAGTGGGACACAGCCTGTTTGTCTCGGCGGAGACAGAAGTAAATATATACCTACAGTAACAGTttaattacaattaaaaaaagaaaagaaaaatagtATATTGCAAATAACCCCGCACTGGGACTTAACACTGGTGACACAAAAatgaaaactgcaggtgctggaatcttgggaaagacacgaagtgctggaggaactcagcgggtcaggcagagtctgGTCGAGGAGAGAATGGCCAGGCGTTTGTGGTCGgggctgttcttcagactgattaatctGAACGAGGGTCCCTTTTTCGAAACTACTTCGCCTGTCCATAATGTCCCAGGGACAGATTAGTTTAGGCAGTAGGCAGCGTTTGtggggggaatgggcagatgagattcagtctgaagtagggcgccgaccagaaacgtcgcctgtcccttccccatcacagatgctgcctgacccgctgagttcctccagcacttgttgtGTATCTTTTTGTTTGCAGGGGGAGTTAGTTGAACAGCGTTGATTGAGTTCGGCGATCTAGCCGCTGAGACAGGCGCTGTAGTAGACAGCATTGCTGGCGTCGCTCAGTACAGAGATGAAACTGCTCTCCTCGCAACCTCTTGGATTCAGTTTGGACAGGGCGACGTGAAAGGTTTGCCCGGAGTTATCAGCTGCACGAGTCCTTGCCAGGTTCAAATACTGGTCAAACTCGCTGCGGTCAACATCAGTCCACAGCTCGGTTGGACCAAAGTGTTCCACGTTGTTGTCAAGGTGCTGGGGGGCTTCAGGAGGAGGCGACAGGTGTCCCAGGAGTCCCTGACCTCCGTGGCACATCTGGCTGTAGTACAGATGCTGCGGGTTCCTCACCAGCTCGGCCACGTTGGCAGACATCTGGTCTGGGTAGCTCAAGGCGTCTGCCTTCTCTCTGGTGGTGTAGtctaggtggtggtggtggtggtaggcAGCGTAGGACACGTTGCCGTCTTCCTGGGCGTGAGTGGGGAAGAAGACGGGGTCCAGCGCGTCCAAGGGAGACATCTCGGGCGTGGGCAAGCCGTAGTTGTCAAACTCCGAGCCCAGTCCATGCAAGTCGCGGTAGTGGGCGAGCGAGGCGAGTTGGTGGTGCTGCCCGCCGGCCCTCGGCTCGGACTGGCCCCGGCTGTaccggtcgccgccggctcccgcTCTAGTCCTGAGAGCGGGGCCGTGGGGTCGGGTCAGgccgtgtgccagcaggctgcccTCCATCCGCTTGACCTTCTTGCTGGCCTTCTTCCTGCGCGGCCGGTATTTGTAGTTGGGGTGGTCTTGCAAGTGTTGCACTCGCAGTCTCTCCGCCTCCTCCACAAACGGGCGCTTCTCGTCAAAGGGGAGAGATTTCCAGGACTGCCCTGTAAGGTTCATGTAGGCACAAATTAACCACACTGCACCACCACACGCACAAgtcgtcaagtcacatttatatatatagcacatttaaaaaacaactctcgttggccaaagtgctttacatgtgTTATAagaaatagcacaacaaaacagactacatacatatatacatgtggccctcactcagaggacgtcaggaaaggtttgggagtatagataagtctttagtctcgacttaaaagagtcgatggagggggcagttctgatgggaaagggggatgatgttccacagtctaggggctgcaaccgcaaaggcgcggccgcccctgagcttatgcctagaccgtgggatattcagcaaccccaagtcggccgatctgaggggcctggaggtggagtggtgggtgagaaggtggggggcaagcccattgagggctttgtagacatggagacactttcattaaaggtagacaaaaatgctggagaaactcagcgtgtgcagcagcatctatggagcgaaggaaataggcaacgtttcgggccgaaacccaaaggaaataggcaacgtttcgggtcgaaacccaaagggtttcggcccgaaacgttgcctatttccttcgctccatagatgctgctgcacccgctgagtttctccagcatttttgtctatcttcgattttccagcatcttcagtcattCAAGATATAGAAACGTAAATCAAACCCAGGCCGAGTGAGAAATATTACGCCCAGATGAATAATTTAGCTACAATTTAATATAACTTTCATTATTATTTAACATTTAAATAGTATCTGATTATTATAGTCTCCCGGGAGACAcaaagaattgcaggtgctggaaatcgccaaattataggaaagatgtcaacaaaatagagagagtacagaggagatttactagaatgttgcctgcgtttcagcacctaagttacagagaaaggttgagcaagataggtctttattctttggagcgcagaaggttaagggggggaccttgatagaggtctttaaaattatgagagggatagacagagttgacgtgtataagcttttttccattgagagtagggaagattcaaacaagaggacatgatttgagaattaagggacaaatgtttaggggtaacatgagggggaacttctttactcagagagtggtagctgtgtggaatgagcttccagtggaagtggtggaggcaggttcgattttatcatttaaaaataaattggataggtatatggacggggaaggaatggagggctatggtctgagtgcaggtagatgggactaggtgagagtaagtgttcggcacggactagaagggccgagggcctgtttccgtgctgtaattgttatatggttatatggttcagaTGAATAATTTAGCTATAATTTTATATAACTTTCATTATTATTTAACATTTAAATATTATCCGATTATTATAGTCTCCCGGGAGACATAAAGAATTGCAGgtgtactggaatcttgagcaaaacacaaagtgctggaggaactcagcacgtcaggcagcgtctgtggagggaatggacagacgatgtttcgggtctttaGACTGATTAAGTCTGAGGAGAGGTCCCGTTTCGATTTCCCATGGACAGCTGAATTGTTCTGCAGAACAATTTgaagtgtgaagaaaggtctccacccggaacgtcacccgttccttctctccgtagatgctgctgcacccgctgagttactccagcattttgtgtctgtcaacaATTTAAAGTTATTTGGTCTCTGGCCTTCTATGGACTGTATCTTTGGTTGCACTGTGGACCtgtgtttttgcactattatggttgccCTAGTTTTACTGctattaatttattatatttttaattattatatAATAACTGTGTTGTTGGGTTTGTTACCTAATACTGGCACCGTTCTGTTGTCGGGACGTGTGACAATTAAACGCCAGGCGAATGAACCTgaagcgtcccgacccgaaacaccatctgtccattccccccacaagtactgcctgacccgctggctggcttcctccagcactttgcgttttattGACAATTAATTTACATTACCGTCGACAATACGACTGTGGGCTTTTGGcaaagtctctctctctctctctctcacacacacacacacacacacacacacacacacacacacacacacatacaaagtcacacagagacacacacaaacacacacccacacacacaaacattcacACATAGACataacacacacttacacacagacAAATACACAGAcataaacacacactcacacacagaaacacacataaacagacataaacacacacacacatatctaggAGTCCTGATGTCAGTCAGATTGCAACTTAGTTTTACACCGCGTTCTCAGTTCAGCGTGTTTTGAATCAAGCCGGCGCTGTAGAAACAGCGACAGTGACACAAATCTCTTCCTTTTGGTCCCTGACTGCCTGCCTAGAAtgcccagtgtgaagaagggtcccgacccgaaacgtcacctatccatgttctccacagatgctgcctgacccgctgagttactccagcactccgtgtctgTCTTTGCCTATAACACACCTTGCGGCCGCGTTGTAAGTCAGGGCCAGTAAACCCTGCCTTCACTCACCGAGCATTTTGCTGAGGACCGCGTTGTGCAGGTCTGGGTTTTGTTGGGCGAGCCGTTTGCGTTCGTCCTTTGCCCAGACCATGAAGGCGTTCATAGGGCGGCGGATCCGGGATTCGCTGTCGCCGTTCCCCTCCGCTTTACTCGCGGCGACAACTGTGGCAGGGGTGGTTGTGGGTTGGGAGGCAGCAGCGCTCTCGCCCCGAGCCCATGGGGAAGCGGCCGTGTCCAAGCCCGCGCCCCGGGGCGGCTGCGAATCCTCTACACGGCAGTATTCCGCCTCAGAAATACTCATTCCAGCCAGAACACTTCTTATCTGAGCGCCGATAGCCGGCTGCCTGCGAGCGGGGCGGACCTGTCACTGACAATCACAAACACCTCTTCACGTCTTTGCCAACTTCTGCTGCCGGCTCCAGCGCTCCCGGGGCAAATATACATGAGCGACGCCAATCACAGAGCAGGAGGCGTGATTCAACCAGTCGGGaatcaagtgtaggaaggaactgtaggtgctggcttaaacccaaggtagacacaaaatgctggagtaactcagcgggtcaggcagcatctctgggggtaaggaatgggtgacagtgcAAAGggcaggcacggtggcacagcggtagagttgctgtcttaccagcgccagagacccgggttcgatcccgactacgggtgctgtctgtatggagtttgcacgttctccccgagggttttctccgagatcttcggtttccacccacactccaaagacgtacaggtttgtaggttaattggcttgataaaaatgttaaattgtccaagttggcgatatgccctgccgactacaacattcagaagaagggttccgaagaagggtttcggcccgaaaggttgcctatttccttcgctccatagatgctgctgcacccgatgagtttctccagcatttttgtgtacctacaacattcagaaggttgtCGTGAGGCGGAAAGTTCACCAGCAAACCTTCTTGGGCAATGAGATTCTCACGAACTCGCAATGTCAGTGTAAATAGGGTACAGTGTAAATAATGAACAGGTACAgtttatggataggaagggtttagagggatatgggccaaatgcagacaaatgggactagcccagaaggcCAACTTGGGAAGCTGGAGTTAATGTGCCCCATGACCAGCTGCTCAAGGCACTTTGTGGGAGTTGGTGTCAGAGCCATCAGACTGTGGTCATCACATCACCACACCTTGACTTTCTTTGGCACCAGGATGATGGCGACTTCTCAAAGCAGGTGGGGAATCTCACCCTGGAGTAGGGGAAGATTGAAGATGTCTGCAAATACTCTGGCCAGCTGGTTTACGCAGGGTTCTGAGAACATGGCCAGAGACTGCATCTGGGTCAGTCACTATCCACGGGCTCATTCTCAGCAAGAGTGATCTGACGTCTTCGGCAGAGACATGAGTACAGATGTACATGAAGCTGCCGTGTGCACCTGTAGCATTCCCCAGACCTTCTGCTCAAAATGAGTATGGAATGCACTGGGCTCACTGTGGAGAGATGTGTTGTTGCCAGCGATTCTTCCCCACTTCACTCTGTAGCCCGCCCGTTAAAGCAAGCAAGTCTTGCCACAAGCGACTGGAGTCGGGCTGGCTAGACTGGGCTCCCAGCTTGGTCTGGAGGTGCACCTTGCCGTTCCTGGTGACTTTGCGATCTTCGCACCTCGATATCCTCTGCAGGTTGGGATCACCTGACTTGAATGCCTCAGGCTTGGTCTTCACTGGGGGGTGGCAAACCGCAGACTGAATGTTCCGACGGCAGAGAGTAGATCAAAATGAGCCAACGAGTCGCTGAGAAATGGGACCTTAGTAGAACAGATAATGCTGCTCAGATAGCCAGGCAATTCAGTTTTTACTCCAGTGGCTTCGGAAATCAGCCATTGCCCCTCAAAGTATGATAGTCCTAACCTCCTGGTCATCTAAAATGTGTGTGCCATTAAAGAGCAGCTCTGGGCGGACTGTACATTGTCATAGTCCAATGTGCAATCAACTCATGACTGAGGTATTGGCCATTAGGATGCAAGTTCTGGGAAGACAACAGCACTGAggaataatcaaggacctttcccaTCCCAAACATTCCTTCTTTAATCTTCTCCCCACCCTAaggaggcagaagatacagaagcttgaaagcccatCCCACCAGACCCAGGAATAGCttattcccatctgttatcagacttctgaacagtcctccATAAGCTAAGGTGTAGTCTTCATTCACCAACCTATCCCATGTCAgttattggactttttctctggaagtgTTAGGCTACAATGCTtagatctatattctgcactctggtcccTTTGCACTGTTGTATGTGTGCATGACTTGCTCCTATTCATGTATAGTACTATCTGGTTTGATGGGGTAGCATGCaaacaaacgtttttcactgtacctcagtacacatgacaaatttttatgtgtcattcctaaccgtcactgtatgtcatgttgtcacttgcgggcggagcaccaaggcagattccttgtatgtgaatacttggccaataaacttattcattcattcataataacCCAGACCCTGAACAATTTTAATTGGCGTAACTATGAAGACTGGTGGAGGACAGTAGTCGAGTTTTGCTTCAGTTCCTTCAGTTGTATTGCAGAAATTAAATCACCATTCCCAGACACAGGGGCTACATTTGCAGTATGTATATGTGCGTAtataatagcaatgttacaaaattttgagattttaaaaatcaagtctgtaatttatcccatcagataaagcataaaaataagtttaatttgacacctaattcactttcatatctcaagtatttaaaaagttatggccattttcatactcggaaatgagcatcttgttccctattgattttctatggacataacaaaaaagttgtgatcgtgaacagtcaaaagcccataactttcttaaaaattaagagaactgaatgaaattttcagttatcatagattgaagcattctgaaacaaatataaaataatcttacttggatgacctaaaattaaagcatataattagttagttacctaattgtagctaatttcagacttcaattactagatctaaacatctatccatttcttaataaattattaacatttttaaatagcctaaatgtccaaataatattcacaaataattcacaataaaacatgatttttaaatctcatttacattaatttatagaccaaatggaaggaattcagtgttcaattgctgtaaataaatgcccatttaaatcagctttccagtgggtccctgtggaacgcgctggtttagaacgttcacattgcggtagatttgtgccccaaatgcccagaaaaatactgcgcgatataatgggcccaaattgagctactcgcaatattaaacttagtataaagggatctttagaagccctttttaatgtaaaaatatacaacctaacttctgctatttgctttatgagacccagcggttgctggcggtcgcgggtttagagatggatttttaaactactataactattatacgaggcctttaaacctaataatagcttttgcgacggggtcttccagcgatttttcgttaataattaactaggctgaacatcttcgatttgaacagcttagagaaaatcgcgttttaaacccgccccctctaaacggcgccaaaatcgcgcacacccgcaacggcagattttcaaagacgcttcaggtaggctttgcaacatacctatatataaGGTATATATGTATGTACCTGTCATGTATATAAGACATGTGTGCACCAAGGCCACAAGCATGATGATTAAGGTGGTCGCAGtaacgcagcaggtagagctgctgactcacagtactggagacctgggttcgatcctgacctcgggtgctgtctgtgcggagtttgcacattctccccgtgaccgcgtgggtttcctccgggtgcttcagtttcctcccacatcccaaagatgtgcgggtttgtaggctaattggccctgagtaaattgcccctattgtcaaagtgggataatatggatGGTATTGATTGATGGTCGATTGTCTGTGTGATTGACGGTTGGtgtagactcgctgggccgaatgcCCTTTTACCATACTGTAATTCTAAAAAATTAGAACCCCAGGATACCTGGCGATCCTTTTTGTCTGGCACTGAGCTCTGGTTTAGTAAAATCAGCCAATTAACTGTGAAGTTTCAGAGTAAATTTTGTGCTTATTTGTAAATTTGCAAAACCAAACTACAATTTCATAATTTAAAAGGTGTGTGCAAGTTTCAAACAGAAGACATGATGTTTATTGCTCTGCTTTCCTAATCTTGTATCTTTTTAGCACCTTAAACATTTATGTTTTAAAAcataatgcacaaagtcttttaccccgaggaggggaatcaagaaccagagatcaaaggtttaagttgagaggggaaagatttaataggaacctgaaggctaacttttaaaaaaaagacggtgggtgtatggaacgtgctgctggaagatgtagttgaggcaagtattatcacaaaatttaaatgacaggtacatggataggaaagattcaaagccatatgggtcaaacacaggcaggtgggactagagtagagggGGCAacttgatcagtgtgggcaagttgggccaaagggcctgtatccatgttaGCACCACTCTACATGCCAACAAGTACATCATTTGGCCAGATGCTGTTTCAGAATAGGTGGGAACACATGTTCTTCTATAAAACTCTTAGAATAATCATTTTGCCTTTAATACCTTTAATATGTCTGCTCTTtttatattgtgtaggaaggaactgcagctgccagtttaaaccgaagatagacacaaaactggagtaactcagcgggacaggcagcatctggccaaggtatggctgatgtttcgggtcaagagccttcttgcTCATTTTATATTATTATAAATTATCTCCCTTCAGAAACTGATTTTCCTGGTGACATCCAATTTGATTTAGATTATCCATCCATTCAGCCCCAAATAAGCTCTGGACTACATAGATGTTGGGGCATTGGATTTGGCTTTTTGCAttcttattgtttgtttttatgtgtatgtatatgcatacatatacacaaatatatatacatatatatatataaaataaaaagagaaagagagagttatgatattgtttacagagtactatgtttacatattatgttgtgctgctgcaaataaggaaTTTATTTTTCTGTTTGGGACAATAAATAAACACTCAATAAATGACACTCGAAGTATCATTGCATGaatatcaatagacaacaggtgcagcagtgggccattcggcccttcgagccagcaccgccattcaatgtgatcatggctgatcatccccaatcagtaccccgttcctgacttctccccatatcccctgactccgctatctttaagagccctatctaactctctcttgaaagtatccagagaattggcctccattcccttctgaggcagagaattccacagactcacaactctttgggtgaaaaggtttttgctcatctccgttctaaatggccgaccccttattctcaaactgtggcccctggttctggactcccccaacatcgggaacatgtttcctgcctctagcgtgcccaatcccttaCCAATCTTAtcagtttcaataagatatcctctcatccttctaaattccagtgtgtacaagcccagccgctccattcttaccGCAGTGTGCCTTGCCTGGTTTAACGGGAATTGATCTAGGTGACACGCTATTTGTCCCTCGGCATTGATATTTAAGCagtctgtttttcttactttcatTGATTTTGGTGGGAATTTTGGGGGTAATTTCGCACTTTCTCCTAACTTAACGCGACTGCAAATCGAGAAGGTGCACAAGTGTAGGTTTACGGCATTTCCAAATATTTTCCTGTCGTTTTTATTCATACTAGTTCAGTGGTGAACATGTTCTCCGAAAACGTATTGGGGCAAAGAGGAGATTAAGGATAAATATTATGTTTAACTTTTTAAGGTCGCGAGAATTCCCTTGAACATACACCTGGACCGGCTTGGCATTAATATCTTAAACAAGGAGAATCAAGCATTTAGTCAATCAGGGATAATGTGCTCAAATCCCAGAATAGAATTTGAATCTACAACCTCTGACCAGCGAATGCCGTGATGTGGAAGTGTGGCAGCTCTCCGCATCAGGTTCAACGCTGCTGCATCGAGGACATTATATTTTGTTATAGAAACAGAACCGCTTTCTGTGTACTTTCGATGTCCGCTGCGAAAAAACAATCTTGCGGTGGTTAG belongs to Amblyraja radiata isolate CabotCenter1 chromosome 23, sAmbRad1.1.pri, whole genome shotgun sequence and includes:
- the sox18 gene encoding transcription factor SOX-18 encodes the protein MSISEAEYCRVEDSQPPRGAGLDTAASPWARGESAAASQPTTTPATVVAASKAEGNGDSESRIRRPMNAFMVWAKDERKRLAQQNPDLHNAVLSKMLGQSWKSLPFDEKRPFVEEAERLRVQHLQDHPNYKYRPRRKKASKKVKRMEGSLLAHGLTRPHGPALRTRAGAGGDRYSRGQSEPRAGGQHHQLASLAHYRDLHGLGSEFDNYGLPTPEMSPLDALDPVFFPTHAQEDGNVSYAAYHHHHHLDYTTREKADALSYPDQMSANVAELVRNPQHLYYSQMCHGGQGLLGHLSPPPEAPQHLDNNVEHFGPTELWTDVDRSEFDQYLNLARTRAADNSGQTFHVALSKLNPRGCEESSFISVLSDASNAVYYSACLSG